The stretch of DNA AATATGAATATAATCTATATCGGCGGATGGTGCCTGACTTACCACGTCCTGTGCCTCATCTAATAAAGTTTTAACGTCTCGTTCTCCCTCGAGCATCAATGTCTTAACCCGTTGAAGCGCTTCAAATAGCACAACCGCTTCTTGTCTGTCTTTTTCTTTTAAGTACACGTTTCTTGAACTCATAGCCAAGCCGTCGTCCTCTCGAAATGTGGGACATGTGACGATGTGTACTGGAAAATTGAGATCCTGGACCATTTGTTGGATGACCGCCACTTGTTGGGCGTCTTTTTGCCCAAAGTAAGCCGTATCCGGTTGGATAATATGAAAAAGCTTAGAAACAACGGTACCCACACCATCAAAATGTCCAGGTCTAGAAGCCCCGCATAATCGTTCTGTGATCTCTTGAATCTTCACTGTCGTTTTGGGTTTAGTGGGATACATCTCCTCTACAGAAGGTGCAAAAATATAGTCCACACCCACCCGATCTGCTTGCTCAACATCACGCTCTAAGTCACGGGGATACTGCTCGTAGTCCTCTTCGGGTCCAAATTGCAACGGATTAATAAAAATACTCATGACGACCACATCAGCGTTTTGCTTAGCTTCACATGCTAAACTAAGATGACCGTCGTGCAGGTAGCCCATGGTAGGAACAAATCCAATCCTGCTCCCCTTCAATTGCTTGATTTCTTCATATTTCGTTCGCCATTCTTCTATCGTATAAATGACTTGTGTCACTGTTCATTTGCTCCTTTTCCACCATATAACTGCGTGATCACATCTTTATTAATTGAAAAAGAGTGCTCGCTTGTGGGAAACTGTCTCGTTTTGACTTCTTGAATATATTCAGACACAGCGTCTTGGATTTGATTCCCGACCTGTGCGTATTGTTTAACAAATTTTGGGTTCACGCTGCTTTGGTACTGTACAATATCGTGAAACACGAGGACTTGACCGTCACAATGTAGGCCTGCACCAATCCCTATCGTTGGAATCGTCAATTGGGCTGATAGTTTTTCCGCTAAGTCAGCCGGTACACACTCCAACACGAGTGCGAACACGCCTGCTTCTTGTAAGGCTAAGGCATCTTCAATCATTTTTGCTGCGGTTTGCGTGTCCTTGCCTTGAACCTTATAACCGCCTAACTGATTCACGGACTGAGGCGTCAGGCCTAAATGCCCCATCACAGGTACGCCAGCAGAGACAAGCCGACGAATCGTCTCTTGATGTTCAGCTCCACCTTCCAATTTCACGGCGGTGGCCCCGCCTTCTTGCATCAGTCTTTGACAAGCGTCAAGCGTTCTGTCAAACGATCCATGATAGGTCAAAAACGGCAAGTCCGTGACGAGCAACGCCCGATCATTTCCTCTTGAAACCGCTTTCGTATGATGAAGCATGTCATTAATGGTGACCGGAATAGTAGACTCGTATCCTAAAACCACCATGCCTAAGGAATCGCCCACGAGAATTACGTCAATGCCTGCTTCATCCACTAATTTAGAAGTAGGATAATCGTAAGCCGTGATCATTGAAATCGGCTCACCATTACGTTTCATGTCTTCTAACACTTTCGTCGTTACTTTTTTCATCCATTTAACCTCCTTTTAACTGGAGGGGTCGCATAAAAAAACCTCCTGCTGAATGATGGCAGAAGGCGCCTTTAGACATACGTCTCGCAATATGTCCTCACGATCCCTCTGTCCCTGTCCAAAGTTTGGTTCAAGGCAGAATCACTGTTCGCAAGTGCAAATCATGACTTGATGAAATGATGACTTGCAATGTAAAAGTTTTTTAGATGCAGTCAGCATCATGTCAAGCATCAGATGTTCAAGTACAGTTCCAAACATGGATACCGCCTTTATGCTTCATATTATATCAGACCTCACAGGGTGGTGTCTCTATATCTGCTGAATAAATTCGATGGATCATCCCACTCGCATCCTCAAGTAATAAAACACCGTCTTCATTGATGCCACGAGCGATACCCGCCACTTGACCTTCCCTGGTGCGAGCGGTGATTTGCTTGCCTATTGTACTCGTATACGTCTCCCATAACGTTTTAATAGGAGAGAAACCATGCGCCATATAAAGATCAAGTAAAACTTCCCACTCTTTCAGTATGTTGAGTACCAGAGACTTACGGTTAATCTCTTCTCCAGTATCGACCTTAAGCGAGGTGGCAATATGCTGTAGCTCTTCTGGAAAGTCAGACGCGGATTGATTCACGTTCATTCCAACCCCGACAATGACGTAGTTTAAGCGATCCGTCTCTGCGTTCAACTCAGTCAATATGCCTGCTAGCTTTTTTCCTTGTAGGAGAAGATCGTTTGGCCACTTAATCTGACATTCCTTACCTGTCGTATTTTTAATCCCCTTCAGTACGGCTACTGAAGAAAGTAACGTCACCTGTGACACAGAAGAAAGAGGGATATCCAGCCTCAGGATCACGCTCATCCATACCCCGCTTTGGGCGGGGGAGTGCCATTTACGGTTCAAGCGCCCTTTGCCCTGCGTTTGGTGTTCGGCTAATACAACAGTTCCTGAAGGGGCGCCTTCACGTGCTTTTTCATGAGCCACTAGTTGCGTTGAAGTCACCTCGTCATAGTGATACAAGTGATGCCCCATTGTTTCTGTCTTAAGATAAGGCACAAGGTTAGAGGCTGTGAGCGAAGTTGGCGTTTGTAAAAGCTGATAGCCTTGCTTTCTTACAGCTTGAATGTGATATCCATCTTTACGAAGCTCTTCGATATGTTTCCAAATGGCTGTTCTCGATATCTCTAGCTGATGACTCAGCTCCTCTCCAGACACAAACGTGCCTTTTCGCTCCTGTAAAATTGACACTAGTTTTCTACGGCTCTCATTCATGTGCATCCCTCTTTTCTGTTCGCAGTTGACGTTTAATCTCGTCAAGTAAAGCATCTTTTTCGTTAGGCAAAACCCTGTTTAACACTTTTTCTAGTGCATCTTCCAACATGCACTGTATCCAAGGCCCGGCAGGTTTATTAATGGCTTGTACAACGTCATGACCATCAATCGCCAAATCCTTTTTTCTATGTATAGGAAGCGCTTTATGCCGATGCTTGACACGGTCCCCAAGACGGTGGTCCCACTCCCCTAATTCAAGTAATTGATTTAATTTTAACAAACGGACAATGGCAGGCACACCTAGCTCAAGCAACGCTTTATGAGGTATGTGGTTCACATCTTGTAAGCCCGGCTGATCACAGGCCAATTCATATTCCGTTGTTAAGATCTGCTTGGTGTGCTTGTCCATATTGCTCTTTTTCAGAAAATCCAAAATGATGGGCTTAGGTTGTGGTGTTAACCGAAAGAGCAGTAACCACCGCTCCGTTTCATCAAGATCCGTTAGAGGATAGTGAAAAAGCTGTTGATAGCCCGTTTCAAACGTTGAAAAAGGTGCGATGTCTTCAAATACACGTAAGTCTTGTAGATAGCTCAACCCCTTCGTAACGTGGGGCGAGCGGAAGCATTTCATCCACTCATTGACCTTACGCTCAAAGGAGACATACTGTAAACCTTGAACTGTCCCCTGCATCGCGAGTAACGTTTGCTCTTCTATATCAAACCCGAGCTGACAGCTAAATCTGACCGCTCGTAATATGCGTAAAGCATCCTCTTCAAACCGTTGAAGTGGGTTACCGACAGCACGAATAACACAGTTAGAGAGATCCTCTTGGCCCTGAAAATAATCCATGATGTTGTATTGCTCATCCATGGCCATAGCGTTTATAGTAAAATCCCTCCGCAGAAGATCCTCACGTAGATCGGAAACAAAGCGCACAGCATCAGGTCTGCGGTGGTCTTGATATCCCGATTCTGTCCGATAAGTCGTCACTTCGAACATCTCTTCCTCTAACAGGACGGTCACGGTACCATGCTGTAAGCCTGTAGGAATCGTACGTGAAAACAAGGTCATCACTAATTCCGGAGGGGCGGATGTGCATATATCAATGTCGTTGATCTTACGTTGTAGTAAAAAATCTCGAACACAGCCACCAACGAAAAAAGCTTCATACCCATTGTCTTTGATCGTTTGGAGTATCTTACCTCCAACGTTAAATAATGGTGCAGAGCTTGGCATAAACATCCCTCTCTTCTTCTTCAAACGCAACCGTGTCTATCCACCCATGCACATAAGAAAACCCTTTTGGCATATAATATGAACACCGGAAAGGAGGAGACAACGTGAGAGTGCTCATCGGCATGTTAGTGTTCATCTCGAGGCTCATGTACGCCAAAAAACGCAGTAACACGAACCGTACTTAATCAGTGCTTTCTTCTTCAGCTACCAATTGGTAGTACAAATCTTCATAAATACGTAACATGCGTTTAGCGCAAAACGTTTCGTTTGCCCGTCTCACACATTCGTCAGAGAATGTTTGGTACAAGTCCGGATTTTTCAGTAATGACATAGCTGACGATGCCATTTGTTCAACATCACCGATCGGGTGTACAAAACCTGAAGTACCATGGTCAACAACCTCTGGTAGCCCCCCTGCATTTGAGGCCACAACTGGGATCCCACAAGCCATGGCTTCCAATGCGACTAACCCAAAGCTTTCCTGCTCTGAAGGTAGGAGCATGACATCCATTTGTGACAGAATCTCTGAGGCATCCTCTTGTTTTCCAAGAAAGATGACCTTTTCCTGTAGACCATTGTCTTGTACCCATTGCATGACTTTTGGGAAGTCTGGACCTTCACCTATAAACACCATTTTTGACGGAATCTGCTCCACAATCTGTTTGAACACCTTGACAACATCTAGTGTTCTTTTTACGGGTCTGAAATTTGACATATGAACGATGAGCTTTTCGTCGTGTGGGGCATATTTATTTCTGAAGCGCTTGGAGGCCCGCTTATAGTACACCCTCTTGTCCACAAAGTTATATACTTTATGGATATGCCTATCTATATTTAATAACGTTTTGGTTTGCTCCACTAGACTGCCTGAAACCGCAGTCACGGCATCCGATTGTTCTATGCCAAAGCGAATCATTTCCTTCAACGATTCATCATAGCCCAACACCGTAATATCTGTTCCGTGTAAAGTTGTTACAACCTTGATCGGATGGTGAATCATCTGTTTCGCTAAATAAGCGCATATGGCATGCGGTATCGCATAATGCACGTGTAATATATCCAGTTTTTCTCGATTGGCCACCTGCGCCATTCTGTTCGCTAAGGTGAGGTCGTATGGTGGATACTTGAACACGGAATAATGATTCACATCCACCTCATGAAAAAAGAGGTTGGGATGATACTCCCCTAATCTGAACGGCATACTTGAGGTTATAAAGTGCACCTCATGCCCATGCTCTAGGAGTAACTTACCGAGTTCCGTTGCTATGACACCAGATCCCCCAAGAGTGGGATAGCAAGTGATTCCTACTTTTAATTGACGTTGCTGTGCTTGGTCATGCTTCATGACTAGTGCTCCTTTTCTCATTCAAACGATGGTAATAGTAGAGGTTCTTCGACCATAAATCCTTCCGCATAGGCCACATTTTTCATCTTGCCAAACCATTGATCGCGTCCTAGGACCACATCAATAAACCCTGTATTTAAACGGGTTTCAACCTGACCTTCTTGTGGTGAGAACTGTGTTTGATAAGCCATAAGAGACGCTCTCTTTTGATTCACGTGAGAAGATATGTCTATCAGTACGTCCGGCTTAACCGTGCCGTTAATGATATATTTAAAAACTTGTTTCACTTTATGAGCCTCGTCCTTCTCATCTCCGTATTGGTAGCGGCGAATCCCCGCATTAAAAACGGCCTCTTTTACGCGTCTAGCCGCTTCTCCATGATCGGGGTGACGATCCTCCTCATACGGTACATAAACATAAGTGGGCTTATACTGTCGTATGACTTGCGCAATCGTGCCGATGATATCTTCTTGGTTCATATGTAAACCTCGGTCCGAAAATTTGAGGTTGATTCTCTCTTGGACGCCCAATATCTGTGCGGCTTGTTGTGCTTCATGTTGCCGCTCTGTGACGGTTCCATTTGAGGACAGTTCAGCTAATGTAAGGTCGCAAATACCCACACGAAACCCTTGGCTTGTATGTTTCGCAATGCTCCCACTCATACCAATTTCAACATCGTCAGGGTGCGCACCAAAACATAGGAGGTCTAAAGTAGACATCTAACCCTCTCCCCTCTCATTTGTCATTAAGCTAATTTTCAATTGAGCCATTCGTTACTCTGAGCGATTCACCACACGTCTAAAATCGATGTCCCCCTGCTCTAGAGATTTGACTAATACCTCAGCAGTGGCCATATTGGTGGCTAGAGGGACCCCATAAACATCACACAAACGCAGTAATGCTATAATGTCAGGTTCATGAGGCTGGGCCGTTAACGGATCACGGAAAAAGAGCACCACATCCATCTTATTTTCAGCAATCAGGGAACCAATTTGCTGATCTCCCCCTAGAGGGCCAGACATTAACCGGTTGACATCTAAGTCTGTGTTTTCCATGATCCTTTTACCCGTCGTTCCTGTCGCAAACAGCTGATGGTCGTTAAGAATGGGCTCATACGCAATCGTAAACTGAATCATGTCCTCTTTTTTCTTATCATGTGCGATTAAAGCAATATTCATATTGAGCGCTCCTTATCTTAATCCATAATTTTATCTAATCCATAGACAAGGCCATGTAATGTCATCACTTTGTTGATGGCTAATTGGACACCCGGCATGAAGGAGGTACGATTTATAGAATCATGGCGAATGGTTAGGCTCTGTCCCTCTCCACCGAACATGACTTGCTGGTGAGCGACGAGGCCAGGAAGACGGACACTATGTATGGGAAATCCTTGATAGAACGCGCCGCGTGCTCCGTCCAGTTCTTCTTTTTCCTCTGGGTGACCCTGTTTGTGTTCCTCTCTTACTTCACCGATTAATTCTGCTGTTTTTATCGCTGTTCCCGAAGGGGCGTCCAGCTTTTGGTCATGATGCATTTCAATAATTTCAACGTCTGACATGTACTTAGCCGCTTGTTGGGCAAATTTCATCATCAAAATGGCGCCGATGGCAAAGTTAGGTGCGATAATGGCCCCAACGTTTCGCTCCTTACTAAGCTTGTCCAGCTCTTCAATATCCTCGGGAGACAACCCTGTGGTCCCCACCACAGGGCGAACACCGAGTTGGATCGCAGTGATCATATGCTCTTTCACAACGGCCGGCGTCGTAAGATCAACGAGTACGTCTACCTCATTCTCAGACAGTGCCTGCTCCAAATCATGATAAAATGGCGCACCGATTGGGCCAATACCAATCGTTTCTCCAACGTCACCGCCTGATAATTTAGAATCCACCCCAGCCACAAATGCTAGGTTCTCGTCTTGGTGAATCATCTTGACAGCTTCAGATCCCATTTTTCCTTTTGCGCCTGCTACGACTACTTTAATGGACATTGTTATTATTTTCACTCCTATTAATAAAGTATTCTTTTGCTTTCGGGTATTTAGGGTCTAATTCAAGAAGTTTCTTTATTTGTCTCTCTGCTTGGTCCACTTGATTCAAAAACATGTGTATCGAAGCAATGCCCCAACGTAAATCGAGGTTAGCAGGGTCCATATCTAGAATATTGTATAAATCGGTCAAATCTCTTTCTGACACAGTCCCCTGAGCTAATTTTTCTTTTGCTACTTGCACATGCTTCTGAATGTGCAGATTGATATATTGTAACTGATACGTTTCGCATGTATCAAACAATTTAATCGCTTTGTTAATCGCATCAATCGCTTGGTCTACTTGCTGATTACGAGCATAAGTGATCGATAATTTATAATATAACGAATGATTTTTTGGATTACAATGGATGGCCCTTTGAAAACATTCAATCGCACGCTTATAATCTTGCTGAAAAATAGCCGTGTATGCCTCATGTACATACTTATTCTCAATTCCCATCAGTTGGTCCACCCCCATAAAGGTTCACTACAATATATGAAGGGTTTGACCAAGATGAAACGACTGGTATACATTTATAAATGGTTCTGTTAGTATAAATTTTACCACTACTCAGGAACGGACGCTATCATCTTGCTTTTGCTCGGAGGTCGAATGATGAAAATCAAATTTAAAAATGTGCTTATGATTATCCTTGGAAGTGCGATATTCGCCTTCGGTATCAATTATTTTAACATTGCAAACCGTTTAGTTGATGGCGGCTTTACGGGTATCACCTTGGTATTAAAATACTTATTTCATTTTGATCCGGCCATCACCAACTTTGTTTTAAACGTCCCGTTGTTATTAATCGGGTGGAAAGTGCTCGGCCGGAACGTCTTTATCTATACCATCATTGGGATCGTTGCCGTTTCTGTCTTCTTGTGGGTCTTCAGGGACTTACAGTTATTCTTAGGGGAAGACCTACTCTTAGCGGCGCTGTACGCTGGTGTATCTGGCGGTATCGGTCTGGGGCTCGTCTTTCGCTACGGGGGCACTACGGGTGGGGTTGACATCATCGCCCGTCTTGCCCTAAAGTACTTCGGATGGAGTATCGGAAAGACAATGTTCGCCTTTGATGTGACCGTTATAACCGTTTCTCTTATCTATCTCGACCATAAGCTAGCGATGTATACCATCATTGCTGTATTTGTCGGTGCACGTGTCATCGACTTTATGTTGGAGGGCGCCTACGCCGCTAAAGCGATCATGATTGTATCAGATGCTGCACCAGAGATTTCAGCCAAGATTACCAAGGAAATGGATCGTGGCGCAACGTTATTAAAAGGCCGTGGAGGTTACACAGGAAACGACCGAGAGGTGTTATATTGCGTGGTTAGCCGTGGTGAATTGATGCGCTTAAAAAACTTAGTGGGGAGCGTCGACCCTTACGCGTTCGTTGCTGTTAGTGATGTCCATGACGTTCTCGGTGAAGGTTTTACACATGATGAACAGAAGAGACCTTTACGTGAAGAATGAAATATAAAGATGTTGGGACGTGCTTCCGGCCGCTCTTACTCAGGCCTTCTTTTTATATTGTAGAGCCAAAAAAAAAAGAGCTGTATGCCAGTGGCATCCACAGCTCTTTTTGCTTTGAAATTCGAGCTCGTTAATCGTTTTGTTGCATGTATATAAAGACGAGTCGCACAAGTTCTAGAACGGCCGCTGCTGCTGCTGCAACGTACGTAAGCGCTGCTGCGTCCAATACTTTTCGAGTCGATCTCTCTTCCTCGTTACGAATAAAGCCTTGTGATACAACTAAATCCATCGCTCGAGAACTTGCATTGAATTCAACAGGTAACGTGATCACCTGGAATAGTACAGCCGCTGTATACAATACAATGCCTACGAGAAGAAGTTGGCTGAAAAATCCTCCACCGTACCCGAGGAAGATTCCAGCTAAGATTAACGGGAAGGCTGCCTTTGATCCGAAATTGGCGACAGGAACTAAGGCGTGTCTAAAGCGTAAGAAGGCATACGCTTCCTTATCTTGAATCGCATGGCCTACCTCGTGCGCTGCAACTGCTGTTCCTGCTAGACTCGTCCCGCGATAAATTTCCGAGGATAGTCGAACAACTTTGCCAGAGGGATCGTAATGGTCTGTCAACTGACCCTTGACTTCTTCTACGCCAATATGTTGCAAGCCATTGGTATCTAATATTCTTCTAGCCACTTCTGCCCCAGTCATACCAGAGGATGAAGAGATTTGGGAGTATTTTTTGTAAGCTGAACGCACTTTGTACTGTGCGTACACCGCAAACAGGATTGCCGGCACCAATGTGAGTAGAAATATCATGCACATCTCTCCTTTAGTCTACATAAATGGAATGACACAATAGTTGGAAGTCTTGTTTTCATGACTCATACCCATTGGCTTCCTTAACTTTATTATAATGAAATTAGTCAAATTTAGTCAATATTTATCATGACTCCCATCACTTTGGAAAGTCTTTTTCTCTTCCATTTCACCTTTATATTTTCTCCAGGCAACGTAACTTAAAACAGAGCAAATAACAGATCCAATAAGCAACAATACAAGCACTAATGATTCAAGTCCACCTTCTTTGTTTTGAAAGAAAGCCTCTTTTACATGACTCATCATCCCCTCTAAGAAAGAAAGTGTATGATCTTTATTTTGCCACCGTTCTGATCTGTCACTCGTGAGAAACGTCACCTCAGAATCGAGTTGTTCTACAACACCGACATCATGGCTAATGACCAAAGCAGGACGAACGATTTCAAACTGGGTGGCTAAGGTATTCACTTTCTGATAAAAGGTGTCTCTGTTATCTTGGGCTAATGCGTCCTTCAACTCTTCAATTGTTTGCACGACCATGGGATAAAAAGAAAGCCACAGAGGTTGCTTCTGGTGAGAAACGGCATCAAACGTTAAACGCAATCTTAATAAGTTCTGATTAATTTCTTCCGTGCGTGGCTCAAGTCTCGTTAAGGCTTGTTTCGCTTGGATGATGGTATTAGTGAGGATATCAACCTGTTCCACTCTATTCACATATTGGCCCATATCAATGTTAATAAAGGCGCGCTCAAGCTGCTCCAATACTTGTTTCGCTGCTCCATACTCTTTCTTTTCTGCGAGTGCTTGCGCCTCTTTAATATATGTATTAAGTTGTTGCCATTCTTCGGCTAATTGAGCGCCTTCTGGGGATTCAGCTGACAGGTGACGCATGTTATTCGTATCATTGGTGATTTCATTTGCTCGCACTGATGCTGTTTCAAATGGCGTGAAAACGTCGGTTGAAGGCGTCATGATCAAGATGAGCATAACCAAAAACCCACAACCGATGGTTTGATTGAAAAAAGCTTTCATTTCCGTCCCCTCCTCCATTCTATATTATGGAGGACAGGACAAGTTTAGACCTAGAAATCTAAGTCTAGTCGTTTAACCCTTTTGTGTACCACGAACCTATACGCTAAGTATAAACTACACAAGCTCAAGGAAACCGTAAAGAAGGCAATGGTCGGTAAATACACGTGTAAGCGCTCATTAACGGTTGGGAATGTCCCCAGCGAGTAATCGACGAGATCATTAAGTAAAGTCCACGCACCCGTCCAGACAAGGTGCTTAAATTTGAATCTAAAGTAAGGTGTATACAGAACAGCTTGGATGGCCATTCCTATATGAGAAAAAATGAGCATGTAGTGTTGCCAATACATCGGTGCCCCTAATGCTGCTCCCCACACAATCATGACCGTGGCCCATATACCATATTTCACTAATGTGACAGTCGCAAGTGCTTCTAGCAAAGGCCACCGTTTTTTTAAAAGAAAAGCCAGTAAGACTAATGTAAAAAATAGACTTGCAGTGGGACTATCAGGTACAAAAGGGAGTAGGTGCAGATCAGTCTGTAAGAGCTGATTTTTATACCAGTAATATCCGTATATTGTGCCAAAGAGGTTAACGACAAATAATAGCCATAGTGTCCCTCTTTGGCCTAACCACCTTATGAACCATTGCCATATGGACATGTTCTTGCCCCCCTTATTTCTTTTGTCGAAAAGTTCATTCTCTGTTGTTTCTATGGTTGCTTTGTGATTCGGCGAAACCTACTTTCACCATCCGGGCTTTGACGCTATCGTTATCACTTTGTCGGAACGCACTTAAAAAAAGCTGACTTGTCTCCTAGAGCCCAAGTCAGCTTTTGTCAGACAATACTATTCTTCTTCAGCCAAGGAAGCCAGCCACTCCGCAAGTAATTCAAGTTCTTCGTCGGAACCTTCAAACATGCCAGCTGGCATCGTACCAATACCGTTTAAGGCGATATCTTGTATCTCCTCTACGGTATAATCTTCACCTGCGTTATATATCGCTGGCCCTGAAACACCAAGGCCATCAAGTTGTTCCCCGTGACAGTCGATACATGATTGCGAGGCGTATACTTGATAACCGTCTGATTGTGTATCAATCTCAACTTCTGGCTGATTCTTCGCAGCGTATTGCTCATTCTGAGACCAGTCATGGTCTTCCGCTGCCGCATACGTTAAGTAAAAAATAGAAAATATCGCAAGTAACATTAACCCTGTCGCCACCGGGCGGCGTGTCGGGCGTCTTTCTGGCCCGCGATCTAACCAAGGCGCAAGCATCAGTGCGCCAAATGCGAGACCCGGAACAACAACGGTCCCTAAGACAGTGTAAGGCCCTGATAAATAAGAATACTTCAATAATTGGAACAGGAACAAGAAGTACCAGTCCGGTACGGGATAGTAACCTGTATCCGTTGGGTCCGCCATAATTTCCAGCG from Caldalkalibacillus salinus encodes:
- the panC gene encoding pantoate--beta-alanine ligase, giving the protein MTQVIYTIEEWRTKYEEIKQLKGSRIGFVPTMGYLHDGHLSLACEAKQNADVVVMSIFINPLQFGPEEDYEQYPRDLERDVEQADRVGVDYIFAPSVEEMYPTKPKTTVKIQEITERLCGASRPGHFDGVGTVVSKLFHIIQPDTAYFGQKDAQQVAVIQQMVQDLNFPVHIVTCPTFREDDGLAMSSRNVYLKEKDRQEAVVLFEALQRVKTLMLEGERDVKTLLDEAQDVVSQAPSADIDYIHIYRYPSLEDISYIDTDVIVALAVRIGGTRLIDNMIVEVVGKEVSFRV
- the panB gene encoding 3-methyl-2-oxobutanoate hydroxymethyltransferase, producing MKKVTTKVLEDMKRNGEPISMITAYDYPTSKLVDEAGIDVILVGDSLGMVVLGYESTIPVTINDMLHHTKAVSRGNDRALLVTDLPFLTYHGSFDRTLDACQRLMQEGGATAVKLEGGAEHQETIRRLVSAGVPVMGHLGLTPQSVNQLGGYKVQGKDTQTAAKMIEDALALQEAGVFALVLECVPADLAEKLSAQLTIPTIGIGAGLHCDGQVLVFHDIVQYQSSVNPKFVKQYAQVGNQIQDAVSEYIQEVKTRQFPTSEHSFSINKDVITQLYGGKGANEQ
- a CDS encoding biotin--[acetyl-CoA-carboxylase] ligase is translated as MNESRRKLVSILQERKGTFVSGEELSHQLEISRTAIWKHIEELRKDGYHIQAVRKQGYQLLQTPTSLTASNLVPYLKTETMGHHLYHYDEVTSTQLVAHEKAREGAPSGTVVLAEHQTQGKGRLNRKWHSPAQSGVWMSVILRLDIPLSSVSQVTLLSSVAVLKGIKNTTGKECQIKWPNDLLLQGKKLAGILTELNAETDRLNYVIVGVGMNVNQSASDFPEELQHIATSLKVDTGEEINRKSLVLNILKEWEVLLDLYMAHGFSPIKTLWETYTSTIGKQITARTREGQVAGIARGINEDGVLLLEDASGMIHRIYSADIETPPCEV
- a CDS encoding CCA tRNA nucleotidyltransferase → MRLKKKRGMFMPSSAPLFNVGGKILQTIKDNGYEAFFVGGCVRDFLLQRKINDIDICTSAPPELVMTLFSRTIPTGLQHGTVTVLLEEEMFEVTTYRTESGYQDHRRPDAVRFVSDLREDLLRRDFTINAMAMDEQYNIMDYFQGQEDLSNCVIRAVGNPLQRFEEDALRILRAVRFSCQLGFDIEEQTLLAMQGTVQGLQYVSFERKVNEWMKCFRSPHVTKGLSYLQDLRVFEDIAPFSTFETGYQQLFHYPLTDLDETERWLLLFRLTPQPKPIILDFLKKSNMDKHTKQILTTEYELACDQPGLQDVNHIPHKALLELGVPAIVRLLKLNQLLELGEWDHRLGDRVKHRHKALPIHRKKDLAIDGHDVVQAINKPAGPWIQCMLEDALEKVLNRVLPNEKDALLDEIKRQLRTEKRDAHE
- the bshA gene encoding N-acetyl-alpha-D-glucosaminyl L-malate synthase BshA, which gives rise to MKHDQAQQRQLKVGITCYPTLGGSGVIATELGKLLLEHGHEVHFITSSMPFRLGEYHPNLFFHEVDVNHYSVFKYPPYDLTLANRMAQVANREKLDILHVHYAIPHAICAYLAKQMIHHPIKVVTTLHGTDITVLGYDESLKEMIRFGIEQSDAVTAVSGSLVEQTKTLLNIDRHIHKVYNFVDKRVYYKRASKRFRNKYAPHDEKLIVHMSNFRPVKRTLDVVKVFKQIVEQIPSKMVFIGEGPDFPKVMQWVQDNGLQEKVIFLGKQEDASEILSQMDVMLLPSEQESFGLVALEAMACGIPVVASNAGGLPEVVDHGTSGFVHPIGDVEQMASSAMSLLKNPDLYQTFSDECVRRANETFCAKRMLRIYEDLYYQLVAEEESTD
- the bshB1 gene encoding bacillithiol biosynthesis deacetylase BshB1; translated protein: MSTLDLLCFGAHPDDVEIGMSGSIAKHTSQGFRVGICDLTLAELSSNGTVTERQHEAQQAAQILGVQERINLKFSDRGLHMNQEDIIGTIAQVIRQYKPTYVYVPYEEDRHPDHGEAARRVKEAVFNAGIRRYQYGDEKDEAHKVKQVFKYIINGTVKPDVLIDISSHVNQKRASLMAYQTQFSPQEGQVETRLNTGFIDVVLGRDQWFGKMKNVAYAEGFMVEEPLLLPSFE
- the mgsA gene encoding methylglyoxal synthase: MNIALIAHDKKKEDMIQFTIAYEPILNDHQLFATGTTGKRIMENTDLDVNRLMSGPLGGDQQIGSLIAENKMDVVLFFRDPLTAQPHEPDIIALLRLCDVYGVPLATNMATAEVLVKSLEQGDIDFRRVVNRSE
- the dapB gene encoding 4-hydroxy-tetrahydrodipicolinate reductase, whose amino-acid sequence is MSIKVVVAGAKGKMGSEAVKMIHQDENLAFVAGVDSKLSGGDVGETIGIGPIGAPFYHDLEQALSENEVDVLVDLTTPAVVKEHMITAIQLGVRPVVGTTGLSPEDIEELDKLSKERNVGAIIAPNFAIGAILMMKFAQQAAKYMSDVEIIEMHHDQKLDAPSGTAIKTAELIGEVREEHKQGHPEEKEELDGARGAFYQGFPIHSVRLPGLVAHQQVMFGGEGQSLTIRHDSINRTSFMPGVQLAINKVMTLHGLVYGLDKIMD
- a CDS encoding tetratricopeptide repeat protein, translated to MGIENKYVHEAYTAIFQQDYKRAIECFQRAIHCNPKNHSLYYKLSITYARNQQVDQAIDAINKAIKLFDTCETYQLQYINLHIQKHVQVAKEKLAQGTVSERDLTDLYNILDMDPANLDLRWGIASIHMFLNQVDQAERQIKKLLELDPKYPKAKEYFINRSENNNNVH
- a CDS encoding YitT family protein, whose amino-acid sequence is MKIKFKNVLMIILGSAIFAFGINYFNIANRLVDGGFTGITLVLKYLFHFDPAITNFVLNVPLLLIGWKVLGRNVFIYTIIGIVAVSVFLWVFRDLQLFLGEDLLLAALYAGVSGGIGLGLVFRYGGTTGGVDIIARLALKYFGWSIGKTMFAFDVTVITVSLIYLDHKLAMYTIIAVFVGARVIDFMLEGAYAAKAIMIVSDAAPEISAKITKEMDRGATLLKGRGGYTGNDREVLYCVVSRGELMRLKNLVGSVDPYAFVAVSDVHDVLGEGFTHDEQKRPLREE
- a CDS encoding zinc metallopeptidase; the encoded protein is MIFLLTLVPAILFAVYAQYKVRSAYKKYSQISSSSGMTGAEVARRILDTNGLQHIGVEEVKGQLTDHYDPSGKVVRLSSEIYRGTSLAGTAVAAHEVGHAIQDKEAYAFLRFRHALVPVANFGSKAAFPLILAGIFLGYGGGFFSQLLLVGIVLYTAAVLFQVITLPVEFNASSRAMDLVVSQGFIRNEEERSTRKVLDAAALTYVAAAAAAVLELVRLVFIYMQQND